The following coding sequences are from one Panicum hallii strain FIL2 chromosome 5, PHallii_v3.1, whole genome shotgun sequence window:
- the LOC112895408 gene encoding elongation factor 2 produces MVKFTAEELRGIMDKKNNIRNMSVIAHVDHGKSTLTDSLVAAAGIIAQEVAGDVRMTDTRADEAERGITIKSTGISLYYEMTPESLKNYKGERDGNQYLINLIDSPGHVDFSSEVTAALRITDGALVVVDCIEGVCVQTETVLRQALGERIRPVLTVNKMDRCFLELQVEGEEAYQTFSRVIENANVIMATYEDKLLGDVQVYPEKGTVAFSAGLHGWAFTLTNFAKMYASKFGVDETKMMERLWGENFFDPATKKWTTKNTGSATCKRGFVQFCYEPIKQIINTCMNDQKDKLWPMLQKLNVTMKADEKELVGKALMKRVMQTWLPASTALLEMMIFHLPSPAKAQRYRVENLYEGPLDDIYATAIRNCDPEGPLMLYVSKMIPASDKGRFFAFGRVFSGKVATGMKVRIMGPNYVPGQKKDLYVKSVQRTVIWMGKKQESVEDVPCGNTVAMVGLDQFITKNATLTNEKEVDACPIRAMKFSVSPVVRVAVQCKVASDLPKLVEGLKRLAKSDPMVLCTIEESGEHIIAGAGELHLEICLKDLQEDFMGGAEIIVSPPVVSFRETVLEKSCRTVMSKSPNKHNRLYMEARPLEEGLAEAIDEGRIGPRDDPKVRSKILSEEFGWDKDLAKKIWCFGPETTGPNMVVDMCKGVQYLNEIKDSVVAGFQWASKEGALAEENMRGICFEVCDVVLHADAIHRGGGQVIPTARRVIYASQLTAKPRLLEPVYLVEIQAPENALGGIYGVLNQKRGHVFEEMQRPGTPLYNIKAYLPVIESFGFSSQLRAATSGQAFPQCVFDHWDMMSSDPLEAGSQAAQLVLDIRKRKGLKEQMTPLSEFEDKL; encoded by the exons ATGGTGAAGTTCACGGCGGAGGAGCTCCGTGGCATCATGGACAAAAAGAACAACATCCGTAATATGTCTGTTATTGCTCATGTGGACCACG GCAAGTCTACCCTTACAGACTCCCTTGTGGCAGCTGCTGGGATTATTGCCCAGGAAGTTGCTGGTGATGTTCGCATGACTGATACTCGCGCAGATGAAGCAGAGCGTGGTATTACAATCAAATCCACCGGTATCTCTCTTTACTATGAGATGACTCCGGAGTCACTGAAGAATTACAAGGGTGAGAGAGATGGTAACCAGTACTTGATCAACCTTATCGACTCACCTGGGCACGTCGATTTTTCTTCGGAAGTCACAGCTGCCCTGCGTATCACCGATGGTGCTCTAGTGGTGGTTGACTGTATTGAAGGTGTCTGTGTGCAAACTGAGACTGTGCTCCGCCAGGCTCTTGGTGAGAGGATTAGGCCAGTTCTTACTGTGAACAAGATGGACAGGTGCTTCCTTGAGCTTCAGGTTGAGGGTGAGGAAGCCTACCAGACTTTCTCCCGTGTCATTGAGAATGCCAATGTCATTATGGCAACATATGAAGATAAGCTCCTTGGTGATGTCCAAGTCTACCCGGAGAAGGGAACTGTTGCTTTCTCTGCTGGTCTGCACGGCTGGGCCTTCACCCTCACCAACTTTGCCAAGATGTATGCATCCAAGTTTGGAGTTGATGAAACTAAGATGATGGAGAGGCTCTGGGGCGAGAACTTCTTTGACCCAGCCACGAAGAAGTGGACCACCAAGAACACAGGCTCTGCTACCTGCAAGAGAGGATTTGTTCAGTTCTGCTATGAGCCCATCAAGCAAATCATCAACACCTGCATGAATGACCAGAAGGATAAGTTGTGGCCCATGCTTCAAAAGCTTAATGTTACCATGAAGGCTGATGAGAAGGAATTGGTTGGCAAGGCTTTGATGAAGCGTGTTATGCAAACCTGGCTTCCAGCTAGTACTGCACTTCTTGAGATGATGATATTCCACCTTCCTTCCCCAGCAAAGGCACAGAGGTATCGTGTGGAGAACCTGTACGAGGGACCCCTTGATGATATCTATGCTACTGCCATCAGGAACTGTGATCCGGAGGGTCCTCTCATGCTGTATGTTTCAAAGATGATTCCAGCATCTGACAAGGGGCGGTTCTTTGCCTTTGGTCGTGTCTTCTCTGGGAAGGTTGCTACTGGTATGAAGGTTCGTATCATGGGTCCCAACTATGTGCCTGGCCAGAAGAAGGATCTGTATGTCAAGAGTGTCCAGCGTACTGTTATCTGGATGGGAAAGAAACAAGAGTCAGTTGAGGATGTTCCCTGTGGTAACACTGTTGCTATGGTCGGTCTGGATCAGTTCATCACGAAGAATGCTACACTGACTAATGAGAAGGAAGTTGATGCATGCCCAATCAGAGCCATGAAGTTCTCTGTCTCCCCAGTTGTGCGTGTTGCTGTTCAGTGCAAGGTTGCCTCTGACCTACCCAAGCTAGTTGAAGGTTTGAAGCGTCTGGCAAAGTCTGATCCTATGGTCCTCTGTACCATTGAAGAATCTGGTGAGCATATTATTGCTGGAGCTGGTGAGCTTCACCTAGAGATCTGCCTGAAGGATCTGCAGGAAGACTTCATGGGTGGTGCTGAAATTATTGTTTCCCCTCCTGTTGTCTCTTTCCGTGAAACTGTTCTTGAGAAATCCTGCAGAACAGTCATGAGCAAGTCTCCCAACAAGCATAACCGTCTTTACATGGAAGCCCGCCCGTTGGAAGAGGGTCTCGCTGAGGCTATTGATGAGGGACGCATTGGTCCACGTGATGATCCCAAGGTGCGCTCCAAGATCCTCTCTGAGGAGTTTGGGTGGGACAAGGATCTTGCCAAGAAGATTTGGTGCTTTGGACCTGAGACCACTGGCCCGAACATGGTTGTTGATATGTGTAAGGGAGTGCAGTACCTCAATGAAATCAAGGATTCCGTTGTTGCTGGTTTCCAGTGGGCCTCGAAGGAGGGAGCACTTGCTGAGGAGAACATGCGTGGCATTTGCTTTGAGGTCTGTGATGTTGTTCTTCATGCTGATGCAATTCACAGGGGTGGTGGCCAGGTCATTCCAACTGCCAGGAGGGTCATTTATGCTTCTCAGCTCACGGCCAAGCCAAGGCTGCTAGAGCCAGTGTACCTTGTGGAGATCCAGGCTCCTGAGAATGCACTTGGTGGTATCTACGGTGTTCTGAACCAGAAGAGAGGGCACGTGTTTGAGGAGATGCAGAGGCCGGGTACCCCGCTCTACAACATCAAGGCTTACCTCCCCGTCATTGAGTCCTTTGGGTTCTCCAGCCAACTGAGGGCTGCAACCTCTGGTCAGGCGTTCCCTCAGTGTGTGTTTGACCACTGGGACATGATGAGCTCTGATCCTTTGGAGGCTGGCTCCCAGGCTGCTCAGCTGGTGTTGGACATCCGCAAGAGGAAGGGTCTCAAGGAACAGATGACCCCGCTTTCTGAGTTTGAGGACAAGCTCTAA
- the LOC112895409 gene encoding probable 3-hydroxyisobutyrate dehydrogenase-like 1, mitochondrial, giving the protein MLAGISRSLARRGPPFPLAATAAAAAAAMSSSSTRANVSDRPISPDTTRVAWVGTGVMGQSMAGHLLGAGYALTVFNRTASKAQGLVSRGASLADSPRAAAAAADVIFLMVGFPSDVRYTALDPSTGALAGLAPGGVLVDMTTSDPTLAAEIAAAAAAAGCSAVDAPVSGGDRGARNATLSIFAGGDAALVARLAPLFKLMGNALYMGGPGAGQRAKLGNQIAIASTMVGLVEGMVYAHKAGLDVAKWLEAISTGAAGSKSLELYGKRILERDMAAGFYVRHFVKDLGICLSECQAMGLSLPGLALAQQLYVSLIAHGEGGLGTQALILAIERLNNTSLEKD; this is encoded by the coding sequence ATGCTCGCCGGCATCTCCCGTTCCCTCGCTCGCCGCGGCCCGCCCTTTCCCCTTGccgctaccgccgccgccgctgctgcagcCATGTCGTCGTCATCGACGAGAGCGAACGTCTCCGATCGTCCGATCTCTCCGGACACCACCCGCGTGGCCTGGGTGGGGACGGGCGTCATGGGCCAGTCCATGGCCGGCCACCTCCTCGGCGCCGGCTACGCGCTCACCGTCTTCAACCGCACGGCCTCCAAGGCTCAGGGTCTCGTCTCCCGCGGCGCCAGCCTCGCGGACAgcccgcgcgcggccgccgcggctgccGATGTCATCTTCCTCATGGTTGGCTTCCCCTCCGACGTCCGCTATACCGCCCTCGATCCATCCAccggcgccctcgccggcctcgCCCCAGGCGGtgtcctcgtcgacatgacaaCCTCCGACCCCACCCTCGCCGCCGAGATAgccgcggccgctgccgccgccggctgctCGGCCGTGGACGCCCCCGTCTCCGGCGGCGACCGCGGGGCCCGCAACGCCACCCTCTCCATCTTCGCGGGCGGCGACGCCGCCCTCGTCGCCCGCCTGGCGCCGCTCTTCAAGCTCATGGGAAACGCGCTGTACATGGGCGGGCCCGGCGCGGGTCAGCGCGCGAAGCTGGGCAACCAGATCGCCATCGCGTCCACCATGGTGGGCCTCGTGGAGGGCATGGTGTACGCGCACAAGGCCGGGCTGGACGTGGCCAAGTGGCTGGAGGCCATCTCCACCGGCGCGGCGGGTTCCAAGTCGCTGGAGCTGTACGGGAAGCGGATCTTGGAGCGGGACATGGCGGCTGGCTTCTACGTCCGGCACTTCGTGAAGGACCTCGGTATCTGCCTGTCGGAATGCCAGGCCATGGGGCTGTCGCTGCCGGGGCTCGCGCTCGCGCAACAGCTCTACGTGTCGCTGATTGCGCACGGCGAGGGCGGCCTCGGTACGCAGGCGCTCATACTGGCCATCGAGCGGCTGAACAACACCAGCCTCGAGAAggactag
- the LOC112893424 gene encoding rRNA methyltransferase 1, mitochondrial isoform X2: protein MLHFGLSKSHPFPLLVAASSPRRTILAGLLHASYLSKHPASSPVPHPTTTARSSARAATSPADPIRFGLGGRVSFSTAPDGSASAGGERALPWLTAEPGNSGAPAARTNAGRSSSWESSAEKFFSRDEQYTRREASADRTPNRVAIKEEDDENGPIDNPKWGRIKDRYQRVVGRDGGSRGERFRRERSAKPAVRQWNNQENWGRKTGKEAGESTVPKMVGQGVYGVGPVLAALMAGRREYYALYMQEGMDLSGSNKKKKDKKAVDKVLRMAERIGLKVIETSKHDLNMVVDNRPHQGLVLDASPLEMVNMKELDPVRVEGGKAPVWIALDEVMDPQNLGAIIRSAYYFGAEGVVLCAKNSAPLSGVVSKASAGSLELIELLSCRNMMQFLSSSAENGWRVLGGTIANKAVPLSEVETGVPTILVLGSEGTGLRPLVERSCTHLVRIPGNADVFVEGADADADADADAGEEGDSPAGSQDLRSFLAVESLNVSVAAGVLLYHLAGKEACPQ from the exons ATGCTCCACTTTGGCCTCTCCAAGTCCCATCCTTTCCCGCTCCTCGTGGCGGCGTCCTCGCCTCGCCGCACTATCCTCGCCGGTCTCCTCCACGCCAGCTACCTCTCCAAGCATCCGGCCTCCTCACCCGTGCCTCATCCGACCACCACCGCCCGTTCGAGCGCCAGGGCCGCCACGTCCCCGGCCGACCCCATCCGGTTCGGGCTGGGAGGCAGGGTTTCGTTTTCCACCGCCCCAGATGGGTCCGCATCGGCTGGCGGCGAGAGGGCGCTTCCCTGGCTTACCGCTGAGCCTGGCAACAGCGGCGCTCCCGCTGCGAGGACTAATGCCGGTCGCTCCTCCTCGTGGGAGAGTTCGGCAGAGAAATTTTTCTCTAGAGACGAGCAATACACGCGAAGAGAAGCGTCGGCCGACAGGACGCCGAACAGGGTGGCGATTAAGGAGGAGGATGATGAGAATGGGCCAATTGACAATCCCAAATGGGGCAGGATTAAGGACCGGTACCAGCGAGTTGTGGGGAGGGATGGAGGGTCCCGTGGCGAGAGGTTTAGGAGGGAGAGGTCTGCCAAGCCAGCTGTGAGGCAGTGGAACAACCAGGAGAACTGGGGGAGGAAGACAGGGAAGGAGGCAGGGGAATCGACGGTACCAAAGATGGTGGGGCAAGGGGTTTATGGTGTTGGGCCAGTGCTCGCAGCGCTCATGGCTGGTAGGAGGGAGTATTATGCATTGTATATGCAGGAAGGTATGGATTTGAGCGGGAGTAATAAGAAGAAGAAGGATAAAAAGGCAGTCGATAAAGTGCTGCGGATGGCAGAAAGGATCGGGCTGAAGGTCATTGAGACTTCGAAGCATGACCTTAACATGGTGGTGGATAACCGGCCACACCAAGGCCTGGTGCTTGATGCATCACCCTTGGAAATGGTAAATATGAAGGAGTTGGATCCAGTCAGGGTGGAAGGTGGAAAGGCACCTGTCTGGATAGCCTTGGATGAGGTTATGGATCCTCAGAATTTAGGAGCCATAATTAGGTCTGCCTACTACTTTGGTGCTGAGGGTGTCGTACTGTGTGCTAAGAACTCGGCTCCATTAAGTGGAGTAGTGAGCAAAGCTAGTGCAGGCTCGCTTGAGCTGATCGAGCTGCTTTCCTGCAGAAACATGATGCAGTTCTTGTCTTCATCAGCTGAAAATGGGTGGCGAGTTCTTGGTGGTACCATTGCTAACAAAGCTGTACCTCTCTCTGAAGTGGAAACAGGGGTGCCCACTATTCTTGTGTTGGGCAGTGAAGGCACTGGTCTGAGACCCCTGGTTGAGCGATCTTGCACTCATCTGGTCAGAATTCCTGGAAATGCTGATGTATTTGTTGAAGGAGCCGATGCAGACGCAGACGCAGACGCAGATGCAGGGGAAGAAGGTGATAGCCCTGCTGGTAGTCAAGATTTGAGATCATTCCTTGCGGTGGAGAGTCTGAATGTTAGTGTCGCAGCAGGAGTTTTGCTTTATCATCTGGCTGGAAAAGAAGCCTGTCCT CAATAA
- the LOC112893424 gene encoding uncharacterized tRNA/rRNA methyltransferase MLBr00324 isoform X1, translated as MLHFGLSKSHPFPLLVAASSPRRTILAGLLHASYLSKHPASSPVPHPTTTARSSARAATSPADPIRFGLGGRVSFSTAPDGSASAGGERALPWLTAEPGNSGAPAARTNAGRSSSWESSAEKFFSRDEQYTRREASADRTPNRVAIKEEDDENGPIDNPKWGRIKDRYQRVVGRDGGSRGERFRRERSAKPAVRQWNNQENWGRKTGKEAGESTVPKMVGQGVYGVGPVLAALMAGRREYYALYMQEGMDLSGSNKKKKDKKAVDKVLRMAERIGLKVIETSKHDLNMVVDNRPHQGLVLDASPLEMVNMKELDPVRVEGGKAPVWIALDEVMDPQNLGAIIRSAYYFGAEGVVLCAKNSAPLSGVVSKASAGSLELIELLSCRNMMQFLSSSAENGWRVLGGTIANKAVPLSEVETGVPTILVLGSEGTGLRPLVERSCTHLVRIPGNADVFVEGADADADADADAGEEGDSPAGSQDLRSFLAVESLNVSVAAGVLLYHLAGKEACPVNFGTVNL; from the exons ATGCTCCACTTTGGCCTCTCCAAGTCCCATCCTTTCCCGCTCCTCGTGGCGGCGTCCTCGCCTCGCCGCACTATCCTCGCCGGTCTCCTCCACGCCAGCTACCTCTCCAAGCATCCGGCCTCCTCACCCGTGCCTCATCCGACCACCACCGCCCGTTCGAGCGCCAGGGCCGCCACGTCCCCGGCCGACCCCATCCGGTTCGGGCTGGGAGGCAGGGTTTCGTTTTCCACCGCCCCAGATGGGTCCGCATCGGCTGGCGGCGAGAGGGCGCTTCCCTGGCTTACCGCTGAGCCTGGCAACAGCGGCGCTCCCGCTGCGAGGACTAATGCCGGTCGCTCCTCCTCGTGGGAGAGTTCGGCAGAGAAATTTTTCTCTAGAGACGAGCAATACACGCGAAGAGAAGCGTCGGCCGACAGGACGCCGAACAGGGTGGCGATTAAGGAGGAGGATGATGAGAATGGGCCAATTGACAATCCCAAATGGGGCAGGATTAAGGACCGGTACCAGCGAGTTGTGGGGAGGGATGGAGGGTCCCGTGGCGAGAGGTTTAGGAGGGAGAGGTCTGCCAAGCCAGCTGTGAGGCAGTGGAACAACCAGGAGAACTGGGGGAGGAAGACAGGGAAGGAGGCAGGGGAATCGACGGTACCAAAGATGGTGGGGCAAGGGGTTTATGGTGTTGGGCCAGTGCTCGCAGCGCTCATGGCTGGTAGGAGGGAGTATTATGCATTGTATATGCAGGAAGGTATGGATTTGAGCGGGAGTAATAAGAAGAAGAAGGATAAAAAGGCAGTCGATAAAGTGCTGCGGATGGCAGAAAGGATCGGGCTGAAGGTCATTGAGACTTCGAAGCATGACCTTAACATGGTGGTGGATAACCGGCCACACCAAGGCCTGGTGCTTGATGCATCACCCTTGGAAATGGTAAATATGAAGGAGTTGGATCCAGTCAGGGTGGAAGGTGGAAAGGCACCTGTCTGGATAGCCTTGGATGAGGTTATGGATCCTCAGAATTTAGGAGCCATAATTAGGTCTGCCTACTACTTTGGTGCTGAGGGTGTCGTACTGTGTGCTAAGAACTCGGCTCCATTAAGTGGAGTAGTGAGCAAAGCTAGTGCAGGCTCGCTTGAGCTGATCGAGCTGCTTTCCTGCAGAAACATGATGCAGTTCTTGTCTTCATCAGCTGAAAATGGGTGGCGAGTTCTTGGTGGTACCATTGCTAACAAAGCTGTACCTCTCTCTGAAGTGGAAACAGGGGTGCCCACTATTCTTGTGTTGGGCAGTGAAGGCACTGGTCTGAGACCCCTGGTTGAGCGATCTTGCACTCATCTGGTCAGAATTCCTGGAAATGCTGATGTATTTGTTGAAGGAGCCGATGCAGACGCAGACGCAGACGCAGATGCAGGGGAAGAAGGTGATAGCCCTGCTGGTAGTCAAGATTTGAGATCATTCCTTGCGGTGGAGAGTCTGAATGTTAGTGTCGCAGCAGGAGTTTTGCTTTATCATCTGGCTGGAAAAGAAGCCTGTCCT GTTAATTTTGGTACTGTAAATCTATAG
- the LOC112893426 gene encoding auxin-responsive protein IAA6-like: MGDAEERESTLPRLLDLIPDGKEWEAREARGEGRSRNTGFGSEEDRKLELKLGLPGLIEEETATVSRHEGIQRERPALSLCCFREPSKPTTNTTTTGTKRVFLDTIEAKTEGCDKQKQQARAGCGNELALEQKIAVVSERKKGCCAPPSHAPPAASVRNRPQAQGRGASARAVGWPPIGSFRRNLANGSSSKQSTGQQKGEASTKEKVTCIKNPLVKINMDGIPIGRKVNLAAYDSYERLSLAVKELFQGFLEAQKDLSSAESGQLRADEKIFSQLLNGSGEYTLVYEDNEGDRMLVGDVPWNVFVSTAKRLRVLRSSELSHGLVGVSPRRVQNC; encoded by the exons ATGGGAGACGCCGAAGAGAGAGAAAGTACTCTTCCACGGCTGCTAGATCTTATCCCTGACGGGAAAGAATGGGAGGCGAGGGAAGCACGAGGTGAAGGAAGATCAAGAAACACGGGCTTTGGGAGCGAGGAGGACAGGAAGCTAGAGCTGAAACTCGGCCTTCCTGGTCTCATAGAAGAAGAGACGGCAACAGTGTCAAGGCATGAAGGGATACAGCGAGAGAGGCCAGCTCTGTCTCTTTGTTGCTTCCGTGAACCCTCAAAGCCGACCACAAACACTACTACAACTGGGACAAAGAGGGTGTTCTTAGACACCATTGAGGCCAAAACAGAAG GTTGTGATAAGCAGAAACAGCAGGCCAGAGCTGGATGTGGGAACGAACTAGCACTGGAGCAAAAGATTGCAGTGGTGAGCGAGAGAAAAAAAGGATGCTGCGCACCACCATCACATGCTCCTCCCGCAGCATCTGTGCGCAACAGACCACAGGCCCAGGGAAG AGGTGCTTCAGCTCGGGCAGTGGGTTGGCCTCCAATCGGATCCTTCAGGAGAAACCTTGCCAATGGTAGTTCATCCAAACAATCAACTGGGCAACAAAAGGGTGAAGCTAGCACGAAGGAGAAGGTCACCTGCATTAAGAATCCTCTAGTAAAAATCAACATGGACGGGATCCCCATTGGAAGGAAAGTAAACCTTGCAGCCTATGACAGCTACGAGAGGCTATCGTTGGCTGTCAAAGAGCTTTTCCAAGGTTTTCTTGAAG CTCAAAAGGATCTATCTAGTGCTGAGAGTGGGCAGCTACGAGCAGATGAAAAAATATTTTCTCAATTATTGAATGGATCTGGTGAATATACTCTAGTTTACGAAGACAATGAAGGAGACAGGATGCTGGTGGGAGACGTGCCGTGGAA TGTATTTGTCTCAACTGCTAAGAGGCTGAGGGTTTTGAGGAGCTCAGAGCTTTCCCATGGTTTG GTTGGAGTGTCTCCTAGAAGAGTACAAAATTGCTGA